tcaaaggTATAATACAGACTTTTAGCCATTTCGTATAAGTCAAGGATTTGTTTGgttatttcttgtttttatcCTGTATTTTTTACAACTTTGATTTTGGACGGGTCTAGTGCTGATCTATTTTCCAAGACAATATATGcctttttttaacatatttttttctaaaaggtTTAATTTTGCTTTCAGTCCCTGCACTCTTggacatttgaaatttaatcttttcgGAAATTTGAACGTGttactaattaaattgatatttgaatATTAGGATCTCACGTTTAAATTCAATGAAATcttattaactattaaattctaGGGTAAGTTACTATGTTTATGTTTCGGCCACTtgatttaaaaatgatattcaaaagtttttttccTTGTACCAATTAAAatctctttttcctttccttttacaGCTTTTAGctttttatgaaacaactttaagCAGCACAAATCatcgaattaaaatttaaataattttttattgtcaatattaattttaagatcAATTTTGGATTTTGGATCTAAAGTTTTTTTACTTGTTGAATCATCACTTGGAATTTGTCagttagattttttaaaaaagaaatttaataatttaatgatttaaatgaaaatttttagtagtttagtgattattttataatttttaaatttattgatgaaaatatactaaaatttcaGAAATTTTTTTCCTTGCACCAATGaaaatctcttctttctttttttttttctcttttacaagaaacaactttaaacattacaaattattgaatcaaaatttaaataactttttattgTCAATCTTGATCGTTAGATTAATTTAGATCTAAAGTATATTCTTCTATTTATCAACGAGTACTCGTTGAATCATCGCTTGGAGTTTGTCGGTTGAattctttttaaagaaatttaacaatctaatgatttaaatgaaatttttggaatagtttagtgattattttataattttttaaatttattgaagaaAAGATACTAAAATTTCAGAAGTTTAAAAGAAATGTGGATGAATCTTCCCAATCGTGCACGTGTAGACCTTGTTGAACACGATATGAAGACCCTTGTTGGACACGACATGGAAACACAATTAAAAAGTTACAACGGACACAACGCCATCtgatctaattttttaaatttaacatcgtcttttaaaagttaatttaatattttaatatttatatttttaaaatttgaaattttactctCAATTAAATAGTggatgttaaattaaattatattattttaaattttgatgtgataaatatattatcataatgctatgttaacttattattttaacatgttattcacacacaaaaaaatcaattaagatattagttaataaatttaatgatggTTGTCTGATCaagattaaattttcaaaaatatataaattaaattaataaaattaaaatattaaatattaaatattaaatccatAGCTTACCCATGGTACAAAAATTAATAGAGAGATTAATAgcataattttatcaaatataattaagaGAGCACAAAATGAACacatgtaaaagaaaaatatataaaatacatcatTAGACTATCATGTAAAATAATatcacaaattaaaatataattcaaacaacATTTGTAATCATTTAACTTAGTggaatttctttttccttttccactaACACTGGAATTACTTGTTTTCGTAGAACATGGGCCAAAGTGTCGAATGCTTTATTTAAACATTCACAAATTTTCCAACCCTAATTATTACGatggaataatataatttttttggctttttcaacttgagaatttgttttattttagtatctgtacttttacttatttattttggtatttaaatttaacaattaaattcattttgatccttgaatttgaaagttttaatgaTGCGTCACTTTGAGATTGCATTACATCATcactcaaaaattaaaacaattatataaattttcaggTGATGACGTGATACCATATTAGAGTATTACATACAATGTTCTAACAACCGAATCAATGGTTGAACCGGTTTGACCACTGGTTCTCAATTTAATCGGTTTGATTGGTTCAAATGCTAGACccaattgttaaaaataaaaacttttatcccacttttttttttactgatcGAGCAATTTTCGATCCAATAACTCTTTTGTTTGGATCAAGATATTGATCAGTTCTCGATCTAGTCGGTTTGACTGACTTGATCACATCATCAAATCGACAGAATAGATCTAGTTTAcattataaatgttatgaatgGTATAGCTATACAAATCTGTTGAAATCCCAGTTTTCCATCcaattattataataacatttttttgttggaattaaacaaaaaaataccctaatattaaaaccatacaaAGTCTTGGTCAGCTTTAAATATTGTTGATGTCGTTCTTAGCAACTTTCTTGCTTAACTCAtcaacttttatataaaaaggaGAGACTTACCAACAGCTTCCtacctaatttcatattttgaaaataaatactTAAGTTGAGGGTTTAATCCATACACTTTAATTAAGTTAACTTAAgctattttcaacattttatgcAACAAACGTATTATTACGCATGTAATGTCATGtcatatcaatttattaatttcgcGTGACACTAAGAAAAGGGTTACGTCGTTTTAGTTAGTAAATTTAACGAGCATTGCATaagtcaagactaaaattttaaaatttgaaaagtatggAAACTAAATCCATAAATTACGTATAGAATGAGACTAATAACATAACTTAGTGCTACTGCTTTCAGAAAAAAGTTCTTTTGATAAGTGTCGTAGGAAaatgttgtgaaaaagtttatttgttagtttttaatgttctcCGTTACTACCAAAATTGAGGTTGAGAGTTAAAATATCCTTTCTAGATGTGATAGTagaaagtaaaaattaattaggttatatatatatatgatatttaaataatttaatataataatacatgaaaaataaaatttaaatacctttgaagtaattaatataaattatttgtaaatttgatcgtatataaaatatttttaaaattaaatataataataaataagatttaaataatttaatataatgatatataaaatataaattaatctgattttttatatatatttttaaatagttaatataaataagggtattttgataattttcacttttaaatGTAAAAGCCAAAAGTACCTAAATCTCAGCTTCTGCATTTGGGTAAAAACACACTTTTCCGCCTAGCTTTTAACTGTAAAAGTCAAGTGTTCTTCATTGCTTCTGCAGCGATCCAAAATTGCTTTTTCACCATAGCGGAGAACACACCCTTAATCTGACGGATTTAACTGCTACCCTTCGAGTCAagattcatatttcaaaattagaaaagtatagagacttgAATGgacgaaattaaaattatatggaCTAAATTCACAACATAAGCATAGTATAAAGGATtgatagcaaaatttaaccaaaattttacaATGATTTACTTGCATCtgtattaatcatttaaaattaaaacccttGACCATTTGAAACCTTCCACCAAGTTTCCACACATTATATATATCGGAACTTGCATCTTACATAAGTGAACTATCCCACAAAACATGTACCCTCACGTGGATACCATGTCGGAAAATCCTCCAACTCCGACCTATTCAGTCGCCGGACATCAAGATCCAATCCCGGCTTCGGGAATTCCGGGAGTTCAATCCCATCCCATGACCATCCATCATCATATGCGTCATCAACCATATATCCCCCACAACTTATCACGAATTCCCTCCGCTCCGTTACCCGGGCAATGGACTTCCGGTCTTTGTCATTGTTTCGACGACCCCGTAAACTGTAAGTCGATATAAATCTCGATGTTTTTGAGGTATTCATGTTTAACACTCACGTCTCATCGTCGTTTTCTTTTAGGTGCAATCACTTGTGTATGTCCATGTATCACTTTTGGACAAATAACCGAAATCATCAACCGAGGATCCAAATGTAAAATCTAAACTTACATCTAAATTTTTCGAAAGATTAAGTAGGAAACCTGATTGTGTTATGTTATTGTAGCTTGTGTTTCGAGGGGATTTTTATTTGGAATGTTGGCTATGGTGGGAGGTGCATGtttttattcatgtttttaCCGATCAAAGCTACGGGGACAATACGATTTGCCGGAGGAACCTTGTACGGATTGCTTGGTTCATTTTTGCTGTGCTGCTTGTGCTCTTTGTCAAGAATATAGAGAGCTCAAAAATCGTGGATTTGACATGGGAATtggtaaatttatgtttttcaccCTCTTTATCtcttcaattattattatttgcatatatatagggttaattacaaatttgatCCTCAAATTATACCACTTTTCCCACTTAGGTACTTCAAGTTTTTTTAGGGGTCAAAAGTAATACTTAAACTATCAATTCCATCTCGTTTTACCCTAAAAATGTATGACATCCAGTAAAAACGTGACGTTTTTATTGGTTGGTATTGTGTTTTGGGTAATATGAGATGaaattaatagtttaagtaCCCCTTTTGaccataaaaaaaacttttaaggATCTAAGCGGGAAAAGTTGTATAATTTGAGaactaattttgtatttaaagtCATATATA
The sequence above is a segment of the Gossypium raimondii isolate GPD5lz chromosome 4, ASM2569854v1, whole genome shotgun sequence genome. Coding sequences within it:
- the LOC105778807 gene encoding protein PLANT CADMIUM RESISTANCE 2, translating into MYPHVDTMSENPPTPTYSVAGHQDPIPASGIPGVQSHPMTIHHHMRHQPYIPHNLSRIPSAPLPGQWTSGLCHCFDDPVNCAITCVCPCITFGQITEIINRGSKSCVSRGFLFGMLAMVGGACFYSCFYRSKLRGQYDLPEEPCTDCLVHFCCAACALCQEYRELKNRGFDMGIGWEANMDRQKRGVTMAPIVVPGMAR